The genomic interval GGCTGAATCTGAAGCACGGCAAAACTGGCCCGGTAACTGGGGTTTTTTAACAACCCCCTTCGAGGAGGTAAATATAAATGTTATGAGCCCTGAGGCTATAGAATCAATCGTTTCAAAGAATAAATGGTTGTGAAGTCTATAATTTtacaagaataaaattaaaggGCATGTTGTAGGCAAAGATTGCTGACCCTGACACCAGAAGGTTCCCTCCTTCCACAAATTACTGCGTACTTACTATGCACCAGGCACATTCCAGGTGCCTCATTGGAAACAGCTCCTTCGTCGGCCCCAAGAGCCCTGTGCTAAGGGCGTGATTGTTTATACACATATTATAgattaagaaatacaaagaacTGTAAAGTTACACAACTGGTAAGGACTAGACCACGGTGAGGAGCTGGTCAGTCTGATTCCACAGCTACCTGCCCTCCAATCCCCATCTGTAATCTGGAGTGATCATCCTCACCTGCCTAACTGGGCGAATGTGAGATGCCGATGGAATACGAAGGAATGTGGACACCTGGTCAGGCCTggaggtggggaggcagaggaTTGCTGGGAAAATACTCAGGGCATTCCCTAAACCAGGATGGCAAGTCTGGAAGTCTACAGGGACCAGACAGGTAACAGAAGCAGGAGAAGGGGCAGAGAACAATTGATAGAAAGAAGGAGGGTCTTGGGCAAAGAAACCACTGGCTTTGCCCAAAGTGGCAGCCACCATCGGCCCAGCTGAGTGCTATCATATAGAGAGGCCAATGGCATATTCCCACTTGTAGAGAGAGCCTAGAAATCAGATGTTTAAATGAAATCTTCCAGGTCTAGACTAAGTGACTCAGGTGTATGAAATAGTATAGAGACACACAGACTGCTTCTGTGGCTTCCTTGGGGTGGTGgccactagtttgcagtctctcAAACGATCTCCAGGACAGAACTTGAGGAAGGCACATTTCTTTGGAGGGACACAGCATTAAAGAACTGAATAATTCAAAACTCTCCTGATTCGAGGCAGCATAAACTCCATTTGCAATTCATCCCACCCCACTAGCTTTGAAATTATGCCATTCTTAATGAGTTTTGTTAATTCTTAGAGAGTTATACAATTTGAAGTTTTATGCATAAAATGAGTTCTTTTAATATGATATGCATAAAAGAGTCTATATTAATATTCCATATATGTAATTAAATTGGGCTTTCAAAGAgttcaaaaatcactttataaatgAAAAGGAGTGGGTCCTGGAATCTTTTTGGTATCTTTTAATGTAAACCCATAGCCTGTAGAGTTTTCTCAAATCCCTCTGCAGGGGACTAAACCCCaatgggctgcagggagcagcgGGAGGGTCTGCAGCTCCTCACAGCTTTAGGAGTGACTGAGACCAGCCCCTGCCTAATGTGTCTGAGCCCCACTCATCTGTAGAATGTGGCTTTCTGGGGAGAGCAGTAAAGAGAATGCCTCCGCCTGAGGTTTCCCATCTCTGGGATTCTGTTTTAGCTGATCAAGTGTGAAGAAGAACCTTCCACCCCACGGCCCAGAATTGAACTTCCTGAGCGTTTTCATATCCGGCCAGTGACCCCAGTGGAGAAATACATCAAGGttagaaaagtctttttttttaatactcattTTTCTAAGTATGAAATAAGCCCCATTGGAAATTGATCGCTCAAGGTGCACAAAGCCAACAGCCAAAGAACAGGGCAGTGTCCAGCCTGGGCGGAGTCCTTTCCACACCCTCTCCAAGCCCAGCTAGGGGGAACTTATCAGGTTCAATGTCTCTATAGACATGAGGGCCATCGATTCCTGTGGTGCAGAAGTAGAGCCAAGCCAGGGAAGGAGGAATTCGAGGTCTTCTTCAAATAATTACAGGGTGTGGGCAGGAAAGCAGGAAGGGTACTGGCCCAGGCTTAGAATCCTACCTCTGACACACAAGTTCTgctctgctgctcacctcctgtgtGGTCTTGACCAAGCAGCTGCCCTCTCTATGTCTCCATTTCCTCCCTCCTACAACAGGGGTTAATGAGGCACCTACTTCCGGGAGTGGCTTCAGAGTTCCAAGGGCGATGTATGTAAAGGACTTAGAACAGTGTCCGGCATTTTTAGGGAGGGAGTGGTGGCTGTCAGCTACTGCTAGGCAACAGGTGCCAGGGGCTTGGTTGGGCAGACAGTGATGAACAAGAAGGCAAGACCTGGGCCATGTGCCTGAGTCAGAGGAACCAACATTAAACAAGAAAATCAACAGAATTGTTATCTGCTGTGTTGGTCGCCAAGGAGGCAGGTGACATGTTACAGGTGAGAGAGGATGGGGTGGTCAGAGAAGACTCCCAGGGGTCCTCTTCCCACGGGTCCATCATTTTGGCCCCGGGTTCTGCCCTCTGCCCAGCTATGGAGAAGGCAGTTCTGTGAGCTGAGAGTTGAAGGATGAACAATCAGCCCCGGGgaaagcattccaggcagagggaacagcataaATGAAAGCCCTGAGCCAGAGCATAGGCCGAAAGGTTTCTGGAACATCAGGGTGTGGAGGGCAGTGTGGCTGGAACTCAGGGAGCCGGGGTGGAAGGTGGGATGGGAAGGAAAGGGATGTGAATGGAGAAGTTGGCAGGGCAAGACCCCATCAGACCTTGGAGGCTAGGGGAAAAATTACAATTTGAGTCCAGTCTACACTGGAAGCAGCCATGGAACCATGAAAGCTGCCTCAGAGCACTCTGGTGGCCGAGTGGAGAACAGACAGCGGGTAGAAGAGCAGGAGTGGCCAGGCAATCCCAGAGAGAGATGGTAGGCGGTGTCCCCCGAGACCTGCTCAGCTGTGGGCAGGGTCAAGAGCCTTAGAAACTGCTAAGCTTCATGCAGCCTCTTCCCACGGGTCCATCATTTTGGCCCCGGGTTCTGCCCTCTGCCCAGCTATGGAGAAGGCAGTTCTGTGAGCtgatggggaaaggggaagaaagcCCCAGGTGAAGGCGGCCAGGGGCAAGTGCCTTTTCCTGAAATGCCTTCAGAGCCTGCCCAGGCGGCTGGCCCATGGTGAGCGTCCGCTGGGTATGTATCTGAATGAATGAACTCGCTCCATTGAGACATGTTGAGGGGTTTTCCCCCCAATTATAAAGTTAATAGAGCCGctgcttaaaagaaaatgtaacataAGTAATAAGATGATGAAAACACTCAGATACTCTATCCATGGTTACCAATTTAGGGCACTCTTGTCAGAGACTTTTCCATATGTCCATATACACGTTCCTATGAAGGGAACCCCCCGGTAAAGGCTAGCTCTCACTGTGATCTCCTAGCTGCTCGCTGTGTTGTTACTTTGCATGAGTTATCTTATTTCCACAAGCCCGGAAGATAAATATTATTGTCATCAAACCCACTTTGCAGATGGGAATGCTGAAGGCCGAAGTCCTTTCCCGAGGTACACAGTAGATTGTCTGATCCTGGAGCCCTGCTCTCAATGTCCCCCCcagcccctctctctgctcctgtgtaTGTGCGTATAAATCACTGTTATGTTACTGACCAGATTTTCTCCACTGCATGGCTCTAGCATAATTTACTTCACAATATTCCTATCTCTGGACATCTAGTTTATGTCCAGGTTGAGATCTGTGGGAATAATACTGCAAGGAACACCCTAGTAGACCCAGCATTTTGCTCTGGGACAATAATTTCCTTGGAATCAGTACCTAGAAATGCAGTGATTATTCAAATGACACGCACATCTCAGGGAGCTCATTCTCCTGTGGTCTAGAACACCAGGCTGGTTGGAGAAAGAGGCCAGGAAGAGGACATGATACTTTTGCAGGGCTGTGTTTTCATTCTGCCAACCCCCTGCCTCCATCTGCACCCCCAGAAAAGAGCGTGGGAGCTGTTTACCATCTCTCAGCCACACGCTGTCGCCAAGAGTGCCTTGCCCAGTGCCTGCTCAGGGGGTGGCAGCTGCCGCTAGAATCACCCTCTCTTCAAAAGAGGTACCCCACCTAGATACTGAGACAGTTTCCACCCTCAGAGTGTCAAAGAACAGAGAGGAAGCTTCCAGTGGCCAGATCAAACAGAAGCATTGTTATTTCCTATGTGGACTCCTGCTTAGGGGGAAGGGCCAGCGTGAAGGCCACACTCAACAGACAGAGCCTCTGGGGTACAGACTGGGGACAAGCATTCAGGTGAGAAGGGACTTAACTTCTGCTTCCTTCTGAACCTAATTCCTTGCCCAAGAAATAGTAAATGGCTTCCAACTTCCACCTTTCCATTCCCTCTTTGGGTGACTAGagcctttaaaaatatacttatttttaataggTACCCTTAATACCCGAAAGAGTGAGTAATGGAaagtccccttccctcctcccaggaGCTGCTGTCACCAGCCACCATGCACCCTTGCATAGAGGCAGGTGTACACACAGGCTCACATGCCAGCATCCAGCAACTTGTGCCTTGCATATTTTTGAGCACCTTTTTCTCTTAGAAGTTTATCGGAGAGGCTGTTCCATATTGGAGCAAACAGAGCTGCCTCCTCCTTTTAAACTGCTGCTCCATGGTGCAGATGGGCCACAGCGAGTCTCCTGTGGACGTGGAGGGTCGTCCAGTCATTTGCTACATGTACAGGGCCCCAAGGCATCTCTTGTACTCACCCTGGTGTACACAGTGTTGCTTTTACGATATCTCAGGATAAATGCCTACGGGTAAATTGTCGGGTCAAAGGGCATTTGCAGTTGCATTTTCAGGAGATCATTGCAACATTGCCCTTATTGTTGTAACAGCCTTGTTAACCTTGGCATTTTCATCTCTTTGCCAATCTGGTGGGTGAAAACAGTACATCTCGGGGTGGATTTCAATCACATCTTGTTTGCAAGTTGAAGAGAGACTTGGAAGCTGGTCTGTGTAGTCCCAAGGGCCTGGCTGGACAAGCACTTTGAGAGCTGTGTCCCTTTGAGCCATCTGACCACAGCTGGCCATGCTGGCACTCACTGATGACCCTCCCCACACACAGCCCCTCTGGAGATCAATGTTAATACTTCATCAAGAACATGTGTTAAGGGGCTTCAATTCAACCACGTGGCAGCTGGACCACCCAGGACCTGCCACCTCCTCCGTGGCAAATTCCCTTAGTAAGAATGAACTCAGAGCCCAAACCTTAGTAAACCTCTTTATCTTGGTTCTTCTGTTAGAACAAACAGCCCTCACTGTTGCCTTCTGTTCAAATCACCTGATAAGAGCAAAACAGATTATGTTATAATGGGGGCACCTGGTTACCTTCACTTTCCAAAAAATGTCAGGTCTGTCCAAGGAATCAACACATTAGTTGAGCTTTTCCATTACGGATAGCACCATGTTTTCTTCTTGGTTTTTTAAATTAGGTTCCATTGCTTTTCATTCCTGTGGTCTCTGCAGTTTGGAGCATGTGTGTGTCCAGGTGCATGTGTATAAACACAAGTGTCGTAGAGCTTTCTAATAAAATCGGGATGACTTGCGGCTGCCAGAGTACCGTCTAAGTGTTGCCCTGAATTTTATAAAGGGCAATGAGAACTGTAGTATTTGATATTTCTGCATCTTAAcaattttttctctcttactaAACAGAAATTCTTTTACTGGAGGACATGAATGTGTTAAGCATTACAAGATTTTAAAAACCCGTTGATGTCCATTACTTCCAGGGTAGAGGTGACCCTCAGAGTCCAGCTGATTGGAATGTGCTTATTTTCAGTACACACAGGGATGCcgccttttctgtcttttgaaacCCAGCCTCACATGCCCACCCCGGGTACCTCTGTGGACACGCCTCTTGTGGCTGTGATCCAAGGTGACTAAACCCCCTGTGTTTCCTTTGCAGGTTCTTCCCTCTCCGCCAGTCCCACAGACGACCCAGGGCTTCATCGGCTGGAGGTCCGGGGTGCCAGGCCTGAACAAGTGTCTGGAGTTTGACGAAATCAGAAGCTGCAAAGGGGCGTTTGCCCGAGAGCTGCACTGGCCCAAGCAGGGGGTACACTGAGTCCACACTGTACCCCtgtccaggcccaggccaggaaaGGAAGACTGCCACCACCATATCCCTGAGGACAGTCTCCTGCCGACTTGCTCACAGATTttgcaaaaaccacaaagtatgCCTTAGACAGCCTTGGTTCAGCAGCGCCTGCCTTCCAGAATGTTCACCTGCACGCCCATGCTTAGATAATGTAATCTGTAAGGCAAAGtagattctctctctctgtcttttttttttttttttttgatactttgggaaTTTCTAaatatggctttaaaaaaatagtgagggatttaagttttaaaatatttgtgtaggTCCATTAATGCAGCTTTCAATTGCTCCTATCACCAACCTTATTTATAATGGAATTGTTGATCGGGTTATTTCTGCATCTGAATATCCCTGAGCCTGCTTTTCAGGAGGAATAAAACACTTGCAGGATCCCTTGACTCTCCTTTTCAATAAGACAACAGCTTTAGAGGCAGAAATGAGACCAAGATTTGCCATCGAGTGGAGACTCCTGGAAGAAAATGGGCTTCCCAAGCACTCTAGGAAAACCACCCCTGCCAGCCTACCCTGGCCACCCTATTCCAGCCCCAGGGCACTGTCCCAAGGATGTCACCCCTTGGTCAGTGTTTTTTTCCAGTCCCTGCCCAGTTCTGCAGCTTTCTTTCTAATCCTACAAATGGGAAGCTCAAGAATGAAAAGCCAGTCTATCGCGGGGTCTCATGAACTGGATGCCTCAAAGTAGGATAGCAGAGTGCTCACGGCAGCCTGGGGAGCTGGTTTGGGCTCTATGCGCAGTAGCAGAGGTCGGTGCATCCTTCAGACCTGACGTGGACAGGGCAGGGGCTGTGCTTGACCACCTGCCCTCCATGGACACACATGCCTTCCTCCCCATGGCCGGCCAGGTCTCACCGTTCCCAGGATGGAACCAGCCCTTGTTGGTTTCGGCTGACTGTGGCCTGGAGGGACTTCCATGTGTTGGGACGCACTTGTAAGGTTCATCCACCCACACACTTTCTGCCTACCTTTCTGTCCAGGCATGGGCGCCGTGCTGCAGCCAATCCAGGAATCTCTCCTCTTAGAGTCATTTCAAACTGTCACAGGGCCCTGAAAACTGGACTCCACTCCTCTGGCTCTTAAAGGAATTCCATGACTTTGGGGGCATCAGATATTAGGGAAGCAGAATTCCTACCGAGTTGGGGTCATCCCCTGAAAGTTCTGGGCTCAGAGCCTCTAAACCCCAGAACCCCCAGCAGAAGAGCTTCTCTTATGCAGGGACATGTCCTCTGTACAGGTTTCCAGAGTGTGATCAGAGCTGTCGGTCTTGACACCTCCCAGGGGCTGGCTGTAGACACCTTCGGGGCCTTGTACAGACCCACACAGCAGACCCACACAGCAGAAGCCTTCTCCCAGCCACCAGGTGATTCTCTGTCTCGCCACACCCCTCCTCCCACTCCACAGTGGGAAACTGCCCAGCCGGGAAGGGTGACACATACAAGAACCCCTGTCACTACCTCTGAGTATGGGACCCACGTTCACCACTGGCCACAGGGGACACAGACACCAAGAAACACTATGGCCCTTTAGGTTCTAAGGAAAGGGAGAACAATGTATTATGGGGTGAATTGTACCCCCCAAAAGATTGGTTGAAGTCCTAACCTTCAGCACCTGTGAGCTTATCTAGAAATGTGGGCAGCATTCCAGATGTGCTCGTTTAAATTAGGGTTAGGTCACACTAGTGTGCGGTGTGCTCTTAGCCCAATGGGACTAGCATTCTtacaagaggagagagagggacacagggaGGACACGGCCACCATGTGAGGCCATGGGAGGACGGAGGCAGAAATCAGAGTGACACTAAGGAATGCCAAAACCGGCTGGCAAACCACTGAACACTCAAAATAGGCAAGGAAGGATTCCACCTGACAGATTTCAAAGGGGGCATGGGCCTGCCGATGACTGGACCTCAGACTTCCGAACTCCAGAACCCTGAGAGGTACATTGCTGCTGCCTTAAGCCACCGTTTCGCAGTGCCTGGCATGGCAGGCCCAGGAAATGAACACAGCCTGGGATGCGTCTTCctacctcccctcctcccctactCAGAAAACACCTCCTCTGACCATGTGCCTTTCATTGGTCCTAATCTGGGCTGTGTCTGCCCAGGACCAGACCACATGACCCCTTCAACTCCAAAGATGTTTCCAGATGTTTAGCCTGATGTAGACTAAACAACCAATGCTTGGCCAAGCCCGTTCCTATTAAACCCTAATGTTTTGGCATCTCAGTCTTCACCAAAGGGAAGGCATCTGCCCTTGAAGAAGCATTCTGGCCCTTCTTGCAACCAGATGCCTCCACCACAGACAAGCAGCATGGCCAGAAAGTGCAATTGCTTTGGTGCCCATACCCACCCTGGCCTCACGAGGACCACATTTCTGTCTGATCACCACAGGTCAGGCAGCACACACCTCGATCCGCGGGTAGTTGTTTGATCTAATTCTCGATCACAAAACAAATCTACATCATCTGCGTGTCCACCAGAGTTTGGCAGCAAAAAAGTCTAACAAGAAAAAACAGGCTCCCCTAACCATCTTGGTTCCAAGCCTGGACAGGAAATCAATGTGCCCACTTTGCCTTTTCTGAAACTTTCGGGTGGCTATACTTTAATTCTGATTTTACTCGACTGGTGCATGTTGACGGACAGCCTGAGTTTAGGGAGCACTCAGGTCAGCAGGTGTTTTGGCAGAAATGCTCAGGGTGGAGCTGAGCGGGCCACTCCCCATCACGGACAGCTGAGCTACATAAAACCTGAAATCTCAATGGGGAAAACCTCCGGGGACAGCCTGAGCTTCCACACCCCACTGTGGCTGCAGAGGAAATGGGCCCATGTGCACCCACATGGGATCTGCTTAACGCTAGTCCTTTGTGAGAACAGAAATTCAAAAGGCTCAGATCAAAGTCTGAAGACACACGAGTCCTCTGGACAGTTGGCTCACAAGCACACAAATATTTAGGACGCTATTTGATGCCTGCGTGCTGTCCTTTAATTTCAATGAAGCTTATTCCATATTCATGTACACATATTTAATGCCCCCTTAGAACTACTTCTACTTAAAACTTTGCAGTACTGATTCTTTTTCAAACTTCTGCTTTTGTCCCTATACGGATGGTCAGGTATTTTTAATCAATATCTAGGAAACCTCAATTGGTGGgtttgggttgtttttgtttttgtttttctgtctccaatAATTTATTCACTGATTAGCCACACATGtgcttttatgtaaaaatattaaaatgaggcAACATTTCTGCAGGTGTCAAACTTCACTGCCAAGGTCCGCCCCATGCGCACTCTCCTCCTGGAGTCACAGTCTGACCTTTGGACTCAAAGCAGTTG from Nycticebus coucang isolate mNycCou1 chromosome 21, mNycCou1.pri, whole genome shotgun sequence carries:
- the C21H20orf85 gene encoding uncharacterized protein C20orf85 homolog, with amino-acid sequence MAQRPLSTTAAERMNLVAQDEIWKYRLKAESEARQNWPGNWGFLTTPFEELIKCEEEPSTPRPRIELPERFHIRPVTPVEKYIKVLPSPPVPQTTQGFIGWRSGVPGLNKCLEFDEIRSCKGAFARELHWPKQGVH